In Micromonospora sp. NBC_01813, the following are encoded in one genomic region:
- the rocD gene encoding ornithine--oxo-acid transaminase produces the protein MIVDGMLRTPAALRDAERWTAHNYHPLPVVISEAAGAWVTDVDGNRYLDCLAGYSALNFGHRHPKLIEAAHAQLDRLTLTSRAFVHDQFADFCRELAQLCGKDMVLPMNTGAEAVETAIKVARKWGYQVKGVPDGQATIVVADGNFHGRTTTIISFSTDQEARADFGPYTPGFTIVPYGDLAALADAIDETCVAVLLEPIQGEQGVVVPPAGYLTGVRDLCTRNDVLFLADEIQSGLGRTGATFACDHEDVVPDMYLLGKALGGGIVPVSAVVADRSVLGVLRPGEHGSTFGGNPLACAVATEVVRLLATGEYQRRSAQLGERLHAGLGALRDAGRLVAVRGHGLWAGLDLDPQRFTGRQACERLAERGVLAKDTHGSTIRLAPPLIVDESDVDFAIEQLSFVLH, from the coding sequence ATGATCGTGGACGGGATGCTGCGGACACCGGCGGCGCTGCGCGACGCCGAACGCTGGACTGCACACAACTACCACCCGCTGCCGGTGGTGATCAGCGAGGCCGCCGGCGCCTGGGTCACCGACGTCGACGGCAACCGCTACCTGGACTGCCTGGCCGGCTACTCGGCGCTCAACTTCGGCCACCGGCACCCGAAACTGATCGAGGCGGCCCACGCCCAACTCGACCGGCTCACCCTGACCAGCCGGGCGTTCGTGCACGACCAGTTCGCCGACTTCTGCCGGGAGCTCGCGCAGCTGTGCGGCAAGGACATGGTGCTGCCGATGAACACCGGCGCCGAGGCGGTGGAGACCGCGATCAAGGTCGCCCGCAAGTGGGGCTACCAGGTGAAGGGCGTACCGGATGGGCAGGCGACCATCGTCGTCGCCGACGGCAACTTCCACGGCCGGACCACGACGATCATCAGCTTCTCAACGGACCAGGAGGCCCGCGCCGACTTCGGGCCGTACACCCCGGGATTCACAATCGTGCCGTACGGCGACCTCGCCGCGCTCGCCGACGCGATCGACGAGACCTGCGTCGCGGTGCTGCTGGAGCCGATCCAGGGCGAGCAGGGCGTGGTCGTGCCGCCGGCCGGCTACCTGACCGGGGTACGCGACCTGTGCACCCGCAACGACGTGCTCTTCCTCGCCGACGAGATCCAGTCCGGGCTGGGCCGCACCGGGGCCACCTTCGCCTGCGACCACGAAGACGTCGTCCCGGACATGTACCTGCTCGGCAAGGCGCTCGGCGGTGGCATCGTGCCGGTGTCGGCGGTGGTCGCCGACCGCTCGGTGCTCGGGGTGCTGCGCCCCGGCGAGCACGGGTCGACGTTCGGCGGCAATCCACTGGCCTGCGCGGTCGCCACCGAAGTGGTGCGGCTGCTGGCCACCGGCGAATACCAGCGCCGGTCGGCGCAGCTGGGTGAGCGGCTGCACGCCGGGCTCGGCGCACTGCGGGACGCGGGCCGGCTCGTCGCGGTCCGCGGCCACGGCCTCTGGGCCGGGCTCGACCTGGATCCGCAGCGGTTCACCGGCCGGCAGGCCTGCGAGCGGCTGGCCGAACGCGGCGTACTGGCCAAGGACACGCACGGCTCGACGATCCGGCTCGCCCCGCCGCTGATCGTCGACGAGTCCGACGTGGACTTCGCTATCGAACAGCTTTCCTTCGTGCTGCACTGA
- a CDS encoding HNH endonuclease family protein, translating to MASRTIRAVAAATIAVVVALTLTAVPAQAVPPNIPSYSTALSRLNSLTVAAESNQSSYDRDLFPHWITVTGSCNTREQVLKRDGTNVVVNSSCAATSGSWYSPFDGATWTLASDVDIDHMVPLAEAWRSGAHAWTTARRQTYANDLGGPELWAVTDNVNQAKGDKDPADWQPPLASFRCTYARAWIQVKWYYSLTVDSSEKSALSGMLATC from the coding sequence GTGGCCAGTCGCACCATCAGAGCCGTCGCCGCCGCGACAATCGCCGTCGTCGTCGCTCTCACCCTCACCGCCGTCCCCGCCCAGGCGGTCCCGCCGAACATCCCGTCCTACAGCACCGCGCTGAGCCGACTGAACTCGCTCACCGTCGCCGCCGAGTCCAACCAGTCCAGCTACGACCGCGACCTGTTCCCACACTGGATCACCGTCACCGGCAGTTGCAACACCCGGGAGCAGGTGCTCAAGCGCGACGGCACCAACGTCGTGGTCAACAGCAGCTGCGCGGCGACCTCCGGGTCCTGGTACAGCCCGTTCGACGGGGCGACCTGGACCCTGGCCTCCGACGTCGACATCGATCACATGGTGCCGCTCGCCGAAGCGTGGCGCTCCGGTGCCCACGCGTGGACCACCGCCCGGCGTCAGACGTACGCAAACGACCTTGGCGGGCCGGAGCTGTGGGCGGTCACCGACAACGTCAACCAGGCCAAGGGCGACAAGGACCCGGCCGACTGGCAGCCGCCGCTGGCGTCGTTCCGCTGCACGTACGCCCGCGCCTGGATCCAGGTGAAGTGGTACTACAGCCTGACCGTGGACAGCTCGGAGAAGTCGGCGCTGTCCGGCATGCTCGCCACCTGCTGA
- a CDS encoding DUF1707 SHOCT-like domain-containing protein, giving the protein MDPAMHPSDDHLRVSDAEREQVVELLGQATAEGRLTLDEYAERATEAHNAKTRGELVRLTADLPTSSPGALPGAGGTGPVATRSPGGLPAVGGGGALAPVERMVAIFGDEVRKGHWLVPDRVEARAVFGDCKIELQDAQIQHQVTTIEATAIFGSVTVYVPEGVDVRMTGTAVFGDKKSKLTSVPRPGAPVIQVVCNVIFGSVVVRPPKRKWW; this is encoded by the coding sequence GTGGACCCGGCGATGCACCCCAGCGATGATCATCTGCGTGTCTCCGACGCCGAGCGCGAGCAGGTGGTGGAGCTGCTCGGCCAGGCGACCGCGGAGGGCCGGCTGACCCTCGACGAGTACGCCGAACGGGCCACCGAGGCGCACAACGCCAAGACGCGGGGCGAGTTGGTCCGGCTCACCGCCGACCTGCCGACCTCCTCGCCGGGCGCGCTGCCCGGGGCCGGCGGCACCGGCCCGGTGGCGACTCGGTCGCCGGGAGGGCTACCCGCGGTGGGTGGCGGCGGTGCGCTCGCCCCGGTCGAGCGGATGGTGGCGATCTTCGGCGACGAGGTCCGCAAGGGGCACTGGCTGGTGCCCGACCGGGTGGAGGCCAGGGCGGTCTTCGGTGACTGCAAGATCGAGTTGCAGGACGCGCAGATCCAGCATCAGGTGACCACGATCGAGGCGACGGCGATCTTCGGTTCGGTGACGGTCTACGTCCCCGAGGGGGTCGACGTACGGATGACCGGCACGGCCGTGTTCGGCGACAAGAAGTCGAAGCTGACATCGGTGCCGCGACCGGGTGCCCCGGTGATCCAGGTGGTCTGCAACGTGATCTTCGGGTCGGTCGTGGTCCGCCCACCCAAGCGCAAGTGGTGGTGA
- a CDS encoding DUF72 domain-containing protein — MWTHKSWQGRLIAHPLPPAQRLRHYAAWCNAVEGNTTFYATPTRETVAGWARQTDPDFRFVLKLPKTVTHEHRLTDVDEPLGAFLYAIEPLGPRTQAIWVQLPASFGPDDVGTLARFLRRLPRDHRYAVEVRHPAFFTEPAAAGLLESALATVAAEWVPFDTTVFFASPPTSDAERDAWTKKPRTPLHTRALTDRPIVRYLGRDDVDRTVAGWQRWVETTVGWLREGRSPTVFIHTPDNADAPTLARRFHDEVRARVPRLAPLPEPIPVEPLTLF, encoded by the coding sequence ATGTGGACACACAAGTCGTGGCAGGGCCGGCTGATCGCCCATCCACTGCCGCCGGCGCAACGGCTGCGGCACTACGCCGCCTGGTGCAACGCTGTCGAAGGCAACACGACCTTCTACGCCACGCCGACCCGGGAGACCGTCGCCGGCTGGGCCCGGCAGACCGACCCCGACTTCCGGTTCGTCCTCAAACTGCCGAAGACGGTCACCCACGAACATCGGCTCACCGACGTCGACGAGCCGCTCGGCGCGTTCCTGTACGCGATCGAGCCGCTCGGGCCGCGTACCCAGGCGATCTGGGTCCAGCTGCCGGCGTCGTTCGGTCCCGACGACGTCGGCACGCTTGCCCGCTTCCTACGCCGGCTCCCCCGCGACCACCGGTACGCCGTCGAGGTCCGGCACCCGGCGTTCTTCACCGAACCGGCCGCCGCCGGGCTGCTCGAGTCCGCGCTCGCGACCGTGGCCGCCGAATGGGTGCCGTTCGACACCACCGTGTTCTTCGCCAGCCCGCCGACCAGCGACGCCGAACGCGACGCCTGGACGAAGAAGCCGCGCACGCCGCTGCACACCCGCGCGCTGACCGACCGACCGATCGTGCGCTACCTGGGCCGCGACGACGTCGACCGGACCGTCGCCGGCTGGCAACGCTGGGTGGAGACGACCGTCGGTTGGCTGCGGGAAGGGCGCTCGCCGACGGTGTTCATCCACACCCCGGACAACGCCGACGCGCCGACGCTGGCCCGCCGCTTCCACGACGAGGTCCGCGCCCGGGTGCCGCGACTCGCCCCACTGCCCGAGCCGATCCCGGTCGAGCCACTGACCCTGTTCTGA
- a CDS encoding Scr1 family TA system antitoxin-like transcriptional regulator — MVATRAWVTASNTITPADTRDFEGCEGLVSGSEYLISELRRVRQSMNLTQDSWGERIHFSARHVGSIERGERPALPDYLNSVDKVFGTAFGKFYREFIIGEHAPIWLRSFIEHEGQASLIRAFQPLVIPGLLQTEAYARAVLTSFGIHGEALESAISTRLRRQEIFKRASKPCHLAAVIDEAALNRGAGRAGSHARAAHGAR, encoded by the coding sequence ATGGTCGCGACCCGTGCATGGGTGACGGCCAGCAACACCATCACGCCGGCCGACACGAGGGATTTCGAAGGATGTGAAGGACTTGTGAGCGGCAGTGAGTATCTGATATCGGAACTGCGCCGAGTGCGTCAGTCGATGAACCTCACCCAGGATTCATGGGGAGAACGTATCCACTTCTCGGCGAGGCACGTCGGCTCCATCGAACGCGGCGAACGGCCGGCGCTCCCCGACTACCTCAACAGCGTCGACAAGGTGTTCGGCACAGCATTCGGCAAGTTCTACCGCGAGTTCATCATCGGCGAACACGCCCCCATCTGGCTGCGGTCCTTCATCGAGCACGAGGGACAAGCAAGCCTGATCCGCGCTTTTCAACCACTGGTGATCCCCGGACTACTGCAGACCGAGGCGTACGCGCGAGCTGTACTCACATCGTTCGGCATCCACGGCGAGGCTCTGGAGTCTGCGATCTCCACCAGGCTCCGCCGGCAGGAGATCTTCAAGCGGGCGTCGAAACCCTGTCACCTGGCGGCAGTTATCGACGAGGCGGCGCTCAACCGTGGTGCGGGCCGGGCCGGAAGTCATGCGCGAGCAGCTCACGGCGCTCGCTGA
- a CDS encoding Fpg/Nei family DNA glycosylase, with product MPEGHTIHRLAAHHDAVLGGSQVVASSPQGRFVAGAARLSGATLVATEAYGKHLLHDYRGGSGGGILRVHLGLYGMFADGPGAPPEPVGQIRLRLVGAGTGPDDGPHAEPGRQHWVDLRGPAACELLTVAEADALRGRLGADPLRTDADPAAAGERVRRSAKPLGALLLDQSIVAGVGLVYTTEVLFRAGIAPTLPGRKLTADQWLRIWADLVALMRLGVDRGRIDTVRDVHLPEAMGRAPRVDRHGGEVYVYRRAGQPCLLCGTAVAAGTLAARNLYWCPTCQPG from the coding sequence ATGCCCGAGGGTCACACCATCCACCGGCTGGCGGCGCACCACGACGCCGTACTCGGTGGATCGCAGGTCGTGGCGAGCAGCCCGCAGGGGCGGTTCGTCGCCGGTGCCGCCCGGCTGTCCGGGGCAACCCTCGTTGCCACCGAGGCGTACGGCAAACACCTGCTGCACGACTACCGGGGTGGATCGGGTGGCGGCATCCTGCGCGTGCACCTCGGTCTCTACGGCATGTTCGCCGACGGGCCGGGGGCACCGCCCGAGCCGGTCGGGCAGATCCGGCTGCGGCTGGTCGGAGCAGGGACCGGACCTGACGACGGGCCGCACGCTGAGCCGGGCCGGCAGCACTGGGTCGACCTGCGTGGGCCGGCCGCCTGCGAGCTGCTCACCGTGGCGGAAGCCGACGCCCTACGCGGGCGGCTCGGCGCCGATCCGCTGCGTACGGACGCTGACCCGGCTGCGGCCGGTGAGCGGGTGCGACGTAGCGCCAAGCCGCTCGGCGCGCTGCTGCTCGATCAGTCCATCGTCGCCGGGGTCGGCCTGGTCTACACGACCGAGGTGCTGTTCCGGGCCGGCATCGCCCCGACCTTGCCTGGCCGAAAGCTCACCGCCGACCAGTGGCTGCGCATCTGGGCGGACCTGGTCGCCCTGATGCGTCTCGGAGTCGACCGGGGTCGGATCGACACCGTGCGGGACGTGCACCTGCCGGAGGCGATGGGTCGGGCACCGCGCGTCGACCGGCACGGCGGCGAGGTGTACGTCTACCGTCGCGCCGGCCAACCCTGCCTGCTCTGCGGCACCGCCGTCGCGGCCGGGACGCTGGCGGCCCGCAACTTGTACTGGTGTCCGACCTGTCAACCGGGCTGA
- a CDS encoding Scr1 family TA system antitoxin-like transcriptional regulator, with protein MREQLTALAEAVERPNIQVQLVPMSTDVYPGVDGGFMIATVDGRSVGYLESHVRGKVVEAPDDTAHLEHTWEAIRGYALPSHQSLELIMRTAEKWT; from the coding sequence ATGCGCGAGCAGCTCACGGCGCTCGCTGAGGCAGTCGAGCGACCGAACATCCAGGTACAACTGGTGCCGATGTCGACAGACGTCTACCCGGGCGTCGACGGCGGATTCATGATCGCTACCGTTGACGGACGCTCGGTTGGCTACCTGGAAAGCCACGTACGCGGAAAGGTCGTCGAAGCGCCCGACGACACCGCGCATCTTGAGCACACGTGGGAAGCGATCCGGGGCTATGCCCTGCCGAGCCACCAGAGCCTCGAATTGATCATGAGGACGGCCGAAAAGTGGACATGA
- the ddaH gene encoding dimethylargininase codes for MHATHRRYLMCRPTYFAVEYAINPWMDPSRPVDRELAIAQWEQLRRTYLDLGHTVDEIEPLPGLPDMVFAANGATVIDGQALEVQFREPQRADEAPAYRNWLEQAGFPVHAAKHVNEGEGDFLVVGDYLLAGTGFRTAHAAHAHAQEIFGRPVITLQLVDPCFYHLDTALAVIDDRTIAYLPEAFSTGSQAVLRRLFPDAIEAALADAAAFGLNAVSDGRNVVLPVQAGGLAAALRERGYQPVTVDLSELRKAGGGAKCCTLELRGSTR; via the coding sequence ATGCACGCCACCCACCGGCGCTACCTGATGTGCCGGCCGACGTACTTCGCCGTGGAATACGCGATCAACCCGTGGATGGATCCGTCCCGCCCGGTCGACCGCGAGTTGGCCATCGCCCAGTGGGAACAGCTGCGCCGGACGTACCTGGATCTGGGTCACACGGTCGACGAGATCGAGCCGCTGCCTGGCCTGCCCGACATGGTCTTCGCCGCCAACGGCGCCACCGTCATCGACGGACAGGCCCTCGAGGTGCAGTTTCGTGAGCCGCAGCGGGCCGACGAGGCCCCCGCCTACCGCAACTGGCTGGAACAGGCCGGCTTCCCGGTGCACGCGGCCAAGCACGTCAACGAAGGCGAAGGCGACTTCCTGGTGGTCGGCGACTACCTGCTCGCCGGCACCGGATTCCGCACCGCGCACGCCGCCCACGCCCACGCGCAGGAGATCTTCGGCCGGCCGGTGATCACCCTGCAACTGGTCGACCCGTGCTTCTACCACCTGGACACCGCGCTCGCCGTGATCGACGACCGGACCATCGCGTACCTGCCGGAGGCCTTCTCCACCGGCAGCCAGGCGGTGCTGCGCCGGCTCTTCCCCGACGCGATCGAAGCCGCCCTCGCCGACGCCGCCGCGTTCGGACTCAACGCGGTCAGCGACGGCCGTAACGTGGTGCTGCCGGTGCAGGCCGGCGGGCTCGCCGCCGCGCTGCGTGAGCGCGGCTACCAGCCGGTCACCGTGGACCTGTCCGAGCTGCGCAAGGCCGGTGGCGGCGCGAAGTGCTGCACGCTGGAGCTGAGGGGGTCGACCCGATGA
- a CDS encoding SRPBCC family protein, translating to MPVVEAVTTVPVPPDLAFAVSQTTTPVRHRWDPFIRAQHFVDGATRPGKGVRTFTRSRHGLTMVSEYVSYAPPTNVGMKMVRGPWFFEMFAGGWRFAPAAEPGHTVATWRYSFRCRPAPLRPIADRVGVWLLRRDIRRRIAGYAAGCTDPEVLAAARRSLAD from the coding sequence ATGCCTGTCGTCGAGGCGGTGACCACTGTCCCCGTACCCCCTGATCTTGCCTTTGCCGTGTCCCAGACCACGACGCCGGTCCGGCACCGGTGGGACCCGTTCATCCGGGCGCAGCACTTCGTCGACGGTGCCACCCGCCCCGGCAAGGGCGTACGCACGTTCACCCGGTCCCGGCACGGCCTGACGATGGTCAGCGAGTACGTCTCCTACGCCCCACCGACCAACGTCGGCATGAAGATGGTGCGCGGGCCGTGGTTCTTCGAAATGTTCGCCGGCGGTTGGCGGTTCGCCCCCGCCGCCGAGCCCGGTCACACGGTCGCGACCTGGCGGTACAGCTTCCGCTGCCGGCCGGCGCCGCTGCGCCCGATCGCCGACCGGGTCGGGGTGTGGCTGCTGCGCCGCGACATCCGGCGCCGCATCGCCGGCTACGCGGCCGGCTGCACCGACCCGGAGGTGCTCGCCGCCGCCCGCCGGTCACTTGCCGACTGA
- a CDS encoding NAD(P)-dependent oxidoreductase: protein MKLTIVAATGGVGSQLLGQALAAGHEVTAVVRDPTRISDPSVRVVAADLSAPDPVALRSAVDGADAVLSGLGARSGAEAGVASRGTRAVVDAMRATGVRRIVVVSAASVGTVPSPGRPNPPRHNPGDGFLMRHIAAPLAKAAFRRHYADLALMEDVLRDSGLDWTVSRPPRLLDRRLRRRYRTAYEQNVRGGAFISRADVAHHMLDVLDQPETIHRIIGIAY, encoded by the coding sequence ATGAAGCTGACGATCGTGGCGGCGACCGGCGGCGTCGGTAGCCAACTTCTGGGCCAGGCACTCGCCGCCGGCCACGAGGTCACCGCCGTCGTACGCGACCCGACCCGGATCTCCGATCCGTCGGTGCGGGTCGTCGCGGCCGATCTGTCGGCTCCTGATCCGGTGGCCCTACGGTCGGCGGTCGACGGTGCCGATGCGGTGCTGTCCGGACTCGGGGCGCGATCGGGGGCCGAGGCGGGCGTCGCCTCCCGGGGCACCCGGGCGGTCGTCGACGCCATGCGGGCAACAGGCGTACGGCGAATCGTCGTCGTCAGCGCCGCGTCGGTCGGCACCGTGCCGTCGCCGGGGCGGCCGAACCCGCCCCGGCACAACCCGGGGGACGGGTTCCTGATGCGGCACATCGCCGCGCCGCTCGCCAAGGCCGCGTTCCGTCGGCACTACGCCGACCTGGCGCTGATGGAGGACGTGTTGCGGGACAGTGGTCTGGACTGGACGGTCTCCCGCCCGCCCCGGCTTCTCGACCGTCGGCTGCGCCGCAGGTACCGGACGGCGTACGAGCAGAACGTGCGCGGCGGCGCGTTCATCTCCCGTGCGGATGTCGCCCACCACATGCTCGATGTGCTCGACCAGCCTGAGACGATCCATCGGATCATCGGGATCGCCTACTGA